Proteins from a single region of Drosophila biarmipes strain raj3 chromosome 3R, RU_DBia_V1.1, whole genome shotgun sequence:
- the LOC108031884 gene encoding membrane alanyl aminopeptidase, whose product MFALRVAVLLAACVCLAFAGTRQLALNVQPPTTLATELKDYRLADHIKPVSYNITLRPYLLESDGTKRFTFDGEVHIEVVSNQSTTAVHLHSKNLTYSVSEYWLKPAAGVANPTPTSFGSTNSTNDDTDIVQLTAPTALTANTPYILHFVYTGLMLDDMHGFYRSYYVDDNNVTKWIGSTQFQTNHARRAFPSFDEPQFKATFNVTLKRYRTYNSASNTRLISSTPSTEEGYFTDVYKTTPKMSTYLLAFIISEFVARKDDEFGVYARPEYYAQTQYPYNVGIKILKEMGTYLDKDYYTMGNDKMDMAAIPDFSAGAMENWGLLTYRERSLLVDESATTLASRQSIAAVVAHEQAHMWFGDLVTCQWWSYTWLNEGFARYFQYFGTAMVEDQWELEKQFVVDQVQSVMAMDSTNATNPLSDENTYTPAHLSRMFNSISYNKGATFIRMIKHTMGEEQFRLALQAYLKKYEYRPSYPAYLLGEWQAQWPNSSYNASSEAIFKSFTEQVGYPLITVSVAANLSSVSFTQKRFLLKENDGADASLKYTVPISYTTSEATNFANATPKFILNPDVTTTVNFNSSIKWIVANVQQTGYYRVNYTEDNWHAIHSVLNTDNWGGIHENNRAQIVDDLFNLARAGHISYNLTLDVIEYLETETNYIPWTSAFNGFSYLTIRLGNDTADFNTYIQALTNKAYNKLGFNETTSDTALDIYLRTKVLSWACRYGSADCISKAKVYFQSLTTVPKNIRATVYCVGLREGGEAEFQALYNKFKNETVATEETLLQNSFGCVKTQALIEKVFNLVLSDEIRRQDKSSVLSTLYTENNENVSPVFALVTQKYEELAEAMGGYSAVATVISNIAARFTTQQQLTDLETFNKNNGSKFGTSQATLTAAEATVKENLDWATAKLGVFRSYLANYRSGSAMVNAFSALSLLMVALATMLRN is encoded by the exons ATGTTCGCCCTGCGAGTGGCTGTTCTCCTGGCAGCCTGCGTGTGCCTGGCCTTCGCCGGAACTCGGCAGCTGGCCTTGAATGTCCAGCCGCCGACGACCTTGGCCACTGAGCTGAAGGATTATCGTCTGGCCGATCACATCAAGCCGGTTAGTTACAACATCACCCTGCGACCCTATTTGCTGGAGAGCGACGGCACCAAGCGGTTCACCTTCGATGGCGAAGTCCACATCGAAGTTGTGTCCAACCAAAGCACCACCGCCGTGCACCTGCACTCGAAAAATCTCACCTACTCGGTCAGCGAGTACTGGTTGAAGCCCGCTGCCGGTGTGGCCAATCCGACTCCCACCTCGTTTGGCTCGACAAACTCCACCAACGATGATACGGATATTGTCCAGCTGACGGCGCCAACCGCCTTGACTGCCAATACGCCTTACATCCTCCACTTCGTGTACACCGGTCTGATGCTGGACGATATGCATGGCTTCTACCGCAGCTACTATGTGGACGACAACAATGTGACCAAGTGGATCGGCTCCACCCAGTTCCAGACCAACCACGCCCGTCGCGCCTTCCCCAGCTTCGATGAGCCCCAGTTCAAGGCCACCTTCAACGTCACCCTGAAGCGCTACAGGACCTACAACTCGGCCAGTAACACCCGCCTCATCTCGTCGACTCCCAGCACCGAGGA gGGATACTTCACCGATGTGTACAAGACCACTCCCAAAATGTCCACCTACCTCCTGGCCTTTATTATTTCGGAGTTTGTGGCCCGCAAGGACGACGAATTCGGAGTATACGCCCGTCCCGAGTACTATGCGCAGACCCAGTACCCCTACAACGTGGGCATCAAGATCCTGAAGGAGATGGGCACTTACCTGGACAAGGACTACTACACCATGGGCAACGACAAGATGGACATGGCCGCCATTCCCGACTTCTCGGCCGGTGCCATGGAGAACTGGGGTCTGCTGACCTACAGGGAACGCAGTCTCCTGGTGGATGAGTCGGCGACCACCTTGGCCTCCCGCCAGTCCATCGCCGCCGTGGTGGCCCACGAACAGGCGCACATGTGGTTCGGCGACCTGGTCACCTGCCAGTGGTGGAGCTACACCTGGCTGAACGAGGGCTTCGCCCGCTACTTCCAGTACTTCGGCACCGCCATGGTCGAGGATCAGTGGGAGCTGGAGAAGCAGTTTGTTGTGGACCAGGTGCAGTCTGTCATGGCCATGGACTCGACAAACGCCACCAATCCGCTGAGCGATGAGAACACCTACACACCCGCCCACTTGAGCCGCATGTTCAACAGCATCTCCTACAACAAGGGAGCCACCTTCATCCGCATGATCAAGCACACCATGGGCGAGGAGCAGTTCAGGTTggccctccaggcgtacctcAAGAAGTA CGAGTATCGGCCTTCGTATCCCGCATATCTGCTGGGCGAATGGCAGGCGCAGTGGCCCAACTCCAGCTACAACGCCAGTTCCGAAGCCATTTTCAAGAGCTTCACCGAGCAGGTGGGCTACCCGCTGATCACCGTCTCGGTGGCCGCCAACCTCAGTTCGGTCAGCTTCACCCAGAAGCGCTTCCTGCTGAAGGAGAATGACGGAGCCGATGCTAGCTTGAAGTACACCGTGCCCATTTCCTATACCACCAGTGAGGCGACTAACTTTGCGAACGCCACACCCAAGTTTATCCTGAACCCTGACGTGACCACCACTGTGAACTTCAACTCGAGCATCAAGTGGATTGTGGCCAATGTCCAGCAGACTGGTTACTACCGTGTTAACTACACCGAGGACAACTGGCATGCCATTCACTCCGTTCTGAACACCGACAACTGGGGCGGCATTCACGAGAACAACCGTGCCCAGATCGTGGACGATCTGTTCAACCTGGCCAGGGCCGGACACATCTCCTACAATCTCACCCTGGACGTGATTGAGTATCTGGAGACGGAGACCAACTACATTCCCTGGACGTCGGCCTTCAATGGCTTCAGCTACCTGACCATCCGGCTGGGCAACGATACCGCCGATTTCAATACCTACATCCAGGCTCTGACCAACAAGGCCTACAACAAGCTGGGCTTCAACGAGACCACCAGCGACACCGCCCTGGACATATATCTGCGCACCAAGGTCCTGTCCTGGGCCTGTCGCTACGGCAGTGCCGATTGCATCAGCAAGGCCAAGGTCTACTTCCAGTCGCTGACCACCGTGCCCAAGAACATCCGCGCCACCGTCTACTGCGTGGGTCTGCGTGAGGGTGGGGAGGCCGAGTTCCAGGCCCTGTACAACAAGTTCAAGAACGAGACCGTGGCCACCGAGGAGACCCTGCTGCAGAACTCCTTCGGCTGTGTGAAGACCCAGGCTCTGATCGAGAAGGTCTTCAACTTGGTCCTCAGCGATGAGATTCGCCGGCAGGACAAGTCCTCCGTTCTGTCCACTCTCTACACGGAGAACAACGAGAACGTGAGCCCGGTCTTCGCCCTGGTCACCCAGAAGTACGAGGAACTGGCCGAGGC CATGGGTGGTTACTCCGCAGTGGCCACCGTGATCTCCAACATCGCCGCCCGCTTCACCACCCAGCAGCAGTTGACCGACCTGGAGACCTTCAACAAGAACAACGGCAGCAAGTTCGGCACCTCGCAGGCCACTCTGACCGCCGCGGAGGCCACCGTGAAGGAGAACCTGGACTGGGCCACCGCCAAGCTGGGCGTCTTCCGCAGCTACCTGGCCAACTACCGCAGTGGTAGCGCCATGGTCAACGCCTTCAGTGCCCTCAGCCTGCTGATGGTGGCCCTGGCCACCATGCTGCGCAACTAA